From Lujinxingia vulgaris, a single genomic window includes:
- a CDS encoding DUF1499 domain-containing protein produces MKRKLFIAAGSLAGLLVLLMLVSACMWPMINVVETGKTPEYPEVQPGYYSTEPERILRESAASVEALERWTLVEQDEARRQLAAERRTRLGFVDDITIRVEPVTEFVSQVNVRSASRVGKGDFGQNARNIEEFFVELDSRLGSVKFDPSAEAEDEGEASGDEESGPEEGASQESPQP; encoded by the coding sequence ATGAAACGAAAACTCTTTATCGCCGCCGGCTCCCTGGCCGGTCTTCTGGTGCTCTTGATGCTCGTCAGCGCCTGTATGTGGCCGATGATCAACGTGGTGGAGACCGGCAAAACCCCGGAGTACCCCGAGGTGCAGCCGGGCTACTATTCGACTGAGCCCGAGCGCATCCTGCGCGAGTCGGCCGCAAGCGTCGAAGCCCTGGAACGCTGGACGCTCGTCGAGCAAGACGAGGCCCGTCGTCAGCTCGCCGCCGAGCGCCGCACTCGCCTGGGTTTTGTCGATGACATCACCATCCGCGTGGAGCCGGTTACCGAGTTTGTCAGCCAGGTCAACGTGCGCAGCGCCTCGCGGGTGGGGAAGGGCGACTTCGGCCAGAACGCCCGCAACATCGAGGAGTTTTTCGTGGAGTTGGACTCGCGCCTGGGCTCGGTGAAGTTCGATCCGAGCGCCGAAGCCGAAGACGAAGGTGAAGCGTCCGGCGACGAGGAATCCGGCCCGGAGGAGGGCGCATCGCAGGAGAGCCCGCAGCCCTGA
- a CDS encoding ABC transporter substrate-binding protein, translated as MRILSFRSFRRALLVGALLIFCVSLAACPSCSQQVDEGDAFVVILDASPKGLDPRFATSDSSAKIVGLLHAGLVSLDTANGDRELRLAHTIEQTSPVRYEVELRDDIFFHDGTPVTSADVEYTYMELDSELVRSPFAGLTRRIETFEVIDERRFVITLKEPHAPFMSDMALGIVPRHQCAGFEECPGAPLGAGPFAFVSQQGDMRVELRAFDDYFEGRPAIERLVFKVVRDDNARLLALLGNTADLVQNAVAPLMLPVVEDSERLETMSTPSFKYTYLAFNLEHEILKDQRVREAIAHAIDREAIIKHKFRGAARLSTGMLAPEHWAYEPDVKRFDFDPERARQILDEAGYAPGADGVRFELDFKISASKFRRSIAELIAQQLGEVGIAVRVRSYEWGTFFHDVRSRNFAMTTLQWPSVLEPSLYRWIFHSENIPSPDNRAAGANRGAYRNARVDELLEAGDRETNPDKRRAIYSEVQQILARELPYVSLWHEDNIAVLRKGTERYYTTPNARFDALKQVIPAHKANIQPTVEVQP; from the coding sequence ATGCGCATCCTCTCGTTTCGCTCCTTTCGGCGAGCGCTGCTCGTCGGCGCGTTGCTGATCTTTTGCGTCAGCCTGGCCGCCTGCCCCTCGTGCTCGCAGCAGGTCGATGAAGGCGACGCCTTCGTGGTGATCCTCGACGCATCGCCCAAAGGCCTCGACCCGCGCTTTGCTACCAGCGACTCCAGCGCCAAGATCGTGGGCCTTTTGCACGCCGGGCTCGTCTCACTGGACACCGCCAACGGCGACCGCGAGCTGCGACTGGCGCACACCATCGAACAGACCTCTCCGGTGCGTTACGAGGTGGAGCTGCGCGACGACATCTTCTTTCATGACGGCACCCCGGTGACCTCGGCCGACGTCGAGTACACCTACATGGAGCTCGACAGCGAGCTTGTGCGCTCTCCCTTTGCCGGCCTCACCCGCCGCATTGAGACCTTTGAGGTGATCGATGAACGTCGCTTTGTCATCACACTAAAAGAGCCTCACGCCCCCTTTATGAGCGACATGGCCCTGGGGATTGTGCCGCGCCATCAATGCGCCGGATTTGAAGAATGCCCGGGCGCCCCGCTGGGCGCCGGGCCCTTTGCCTTTGTGTCGCAGCAGGGCGATATGCGCGTGGAACTGCGCGCCTTCGACGACTATTTTGAGGGGCGCCCCGCTATTGAGCGGCTCGTCTTTAAGGTGGTGCGCGACGACAACGCGCGCCTGCTCGCGCTGCTCGGAAACACCGCCGACCTTGTGCAGAACGCCGTCGCCCCGCTGATGCTCCCCGTCGTCGAAGACTCCGAGCGCCTGGAGACGATGAGCACGCCCTCGTTCAAATACACCTACCTGGCCTTCAACCTGGAACACGAGATCTTAAAAGATCAGCGCGTTCGGGAGGCCATTGCGCATGCTATTGATCGTGAGGCGATCATTAAACACAAGTTTCGCGGGGCCGCGCGCCTCTCCACCGGCATGCTCGCCCCGGAGCACTGGGCCTACGAGCCGGACGTGAAACGCTTTGACTTCGACCCGGAGCGCGCTCGCCAGATCCTCGATGAGGCAGGCTACGCACCGGGCGCAGACGGGGTGCGTTTTGAGCTGGATTTTAAGATCTCCGCCAGCAAGTTTCGTCGCTCGATTGCCGAGCTCATCGCCCAGCAGCTTGGCGAAGTCGGGATTGCTGTGCGGGTGCGCTCCTATGAGTGGGGCACCTTTTTTCATGACGTGCGCAGCCGCAACTTCGCCATGACCACCCTGCAGTGGCCCTCGGTGCTTGAGCCCAGCCTCTACCGCTGGATCTTTCACTCCGAGAACATCCCCTCGCCAGACAACCGCGCCGCCGGCGCCAACCGCGGCGCCTACCGCAACGCGCGCGTCGACGAGCTGCTGGAAGCCGGCGACCGCGAGACCAACCCGGATAAGCGCCGCGCCATCTACAGCGAGGTGCAGCAGATTCTGGCGCGCGAGCTCCCCTACGTCTCGTTATGGCACGAAGACAACATCGCCGTGCTGCGCAAAGGCACCGAGCGTTATTACACCACGCCCAACGCGCGTTTTGACGCGCTCAAGCAGGTGATTCCCGCGCATAAGGCCAACATCCAGCCGACTGTCGAGGTTCAGCCATGA
- a CDS encoding TlpA family protein disulfide reductase has translation MSQESQAPPGSEATPAGAPPIDKKNMALSTLIGLVVGVLLVVNAWNLWGPSAGLRPGQPAPELSLPMLGSDEVVDLQDYRGQVVLIDFWATWCPPCREQMPTLQRLADDPEFEAAVLSVNTDDPTDDREALVATYLDYNGLTLPTLLDEGPARASFKVRAVPTLVVVDGEGRVVKSSSGLHSEADLRKFAEEAAAR, from the coding sequence ATGTCTCAAGAGTCTCAGGCGCCGCCGGGCTCCGAGGCGACGCCTGCAGGTGCGCCGCCCATCGACAAAAAGAACATGGCCCTCTCCACGCTCATTGGCCTTGTGGTCGGAGTGCTGCTGGTGGTCAACGCCTGGAACCTCTGGGGCCCCAGCGCCGGACTTCGCCCCGGCCAGCCCGCCCCGGAGCTCTCCCTGCCGATGCTGGGCAGCGATGAGGTTGTGGATCTTCAGGACTACCGCGGTCAGGTGGTGCTCATCGACTTCTGGGCCACCTGGTGCCCGCCCTGCCGCGAGCAGATGCCCACGCTTCAGCGCCTGGCCGATGATCCGGAGTTTGAGGCGGCGGTGCTCTCGGTGAACACCGACGATCCGACCGACGATCGCGAGGCGCTGGTGGCGACCTACCTCGACTACAACGGCCTGACGCTTCCCACGCTTCTCGATGAGGGGCCGGCCCGGGCCAGCTTTAAGGTGCGCGCGGTGCCCACGCTTGTGGTCGTGGATGGGGAGGGCCGCGTGGTCAAGTCGAGCTCGGGCCTGCACTCGGAGGCCGACCTGCGGAAGTTCGCCGAAGAGGCCGCCGCGCGCTGA
- a CDS encoding CBS domain-containing protein has translation MGEHDVKGMVGGDQLRHFMRRLLGDVRALEKMLDEGMIESGIRRIGAEQELFLLDSSYRPAPLAMRALERLNDKRFTTELAQFNLEFNLEPRVFGDDCLGKMEDDIVELVDKVREVLAEDKGHVALAGILPTLQKSDLGLDSMTPNPRYRILNDALSRLRGGDYEFYIKGQDEFIVKHDSVMLEACNTSFQVHFQVGPEEFAKLYNVAQVVSAPVTALAANSPLLFGKRLWHETRIALLEQSIDTRPTRHHMRDLNPRVTFGTKWIDDSVLEIFREDIARFRLLFATELDEDPFEALAAGRVPGLKALCLHNGTVYRWNRPCYGISEGRPHLRIENRVLPAGPTPADEVANAAFWFGMMAGVVDAYGDMREKMNFDDARHNFFAAARHGLDAPMTWLDGKSGTVREIIESTLLPLSREALTRHGIRPQDVDRYMGIIEDRVATRRTGASWLLQSYSELGSSLTAGEKLSALTAATVRRQEANEPVHTWPLASVQERTTWRDNYLKVSQYMTTDLITVNDGELIDLVASVMDWQHLRHVPVEDNEHRLVGLVTRRTMMRLLGSGALRDEEPVPVSQIMERDVITVTPDTLTLDAIRLMGEKRISCLPVVDGEKLVGIITERDFMDIARDLLADKLRGEEPPAEAQAAE, from the coding sequence ATGGGTGAACACGACGTCAAAGGCATGGTCGGTGGAGATCAACTCCGCCACTTCATGCGCCGCTTGCTGGGCGATGTTCGAGCGCTGGAGAAGATGCTCGATGAGGGCATGATCGAGAGCGGCATCCGCCGCATCGGCGCCGAGCAGGAGCTCTTTTTGCTCGACAGCTCGTATCGTCCCGCACCGCTGGCGATGCGCGCGCTGGAGCGACTCAACGATAAGCGCTTTACCACTGAGCTCGCGCAGTTCAACCTGGAGTTCAACCTCGAGCCCCGCGTCTTCGGCGACGATTGTCTCGGTAAGATGGAAGACGACATCGTTGAGCTCGTCGACAAGGTCCGCGAGGTGCTGGCCGAGGATAAGGGCCACGTGGCCCTGGCCGGCATCCTGCCCACCCTGCAGAAGAGCGACCTGGGGCTGGACTCGATGACGCCCAACCCGCGCTACCGCATCCTCAACGATGCGCTCAGCCGCCTGCGCGGCGGCGATTATGAGTTTTATATCAAGGGTCAGGACGAGTTCATCGTCAAACACGACTCGGTGATGCTCGAGGCCTGTAACACCTCCTTTCAGGTGCACTTTCAGGTGGGGCCCGAGGAGTTCGCCAAGCTCTACAATGTGGCGCAGGTCGTGTCCGCGCCGGTCACGGCGCTGGCGGCCAACAGCCCGCTGCTCTTTGGAAAACGCCTCTGGCATGAGACGCGCATCGCGCTCTTAGAGCAGTCGATCGACACGCGGCCGACCCGCCATCATATGCGCGACTTAAACCCGCGGGTGACCTTTGGCACCAAGTGGATCGACGACTCCGTGCTGGAGATCTTCCGCGAAGACATCGCCCGCTTCCGCCTGCTTTTTGCCACCGAGCTTGACGAAGATCCCTTTGAGGCGCTGGCCGCAGGCCGCGTGCCCGGGCTCAAGGCACTGTGTCTGCACAACGGCACGGTCTACCGCTGGAACCGCCCCTGCTACGGCATCAGCGAGGGGCGCCCGCACCTGCGCATTGAGAACCGCGTGCTCCCGGCCGGCCCGACTCCGGCCGATGAAGTGGCCAACGCGGCCTTCTGGTTCGGGATGATGGCCGGCGTCGTCGACGCGTATGGGGATATGCGCGAGAAGATGAACTTCGACGACGCGCGCCACAACTTCTTTGCCGCAGCGCGCCACGGCCTCGACGCCCCGATGACCTGGCTCGATGGCAAGTCCGGCACGGTGCGCGAGATCATCGAGTCGACGCTCTTACCGCTTTCCCGCGAGGCGCTCACTCGCCATGGCATCCGCCCGCAGGACGTCGATCGTTACATGGGCATCATTGAGGATCGCGTCGCCACCCGCCGCACCGGCGCGAGCTGGCTTCTCCAGTCGTACTCCGAGCTGGGAAGCAGCCTGACGGCGGGCGAAAAACTCAGCGCGCTGACCGCCGCCACCGTGCGCCGTCAGGAGGCCAACGAACCGGTGCACACCTGGCCGCTGGCCTCGGTGCAGGAGCGCACCACCTGGCGCGACAACTACCTGAAAGTCTCTCAGTACATGACCACCGATCTGATCACGGTGAATGACGGGGAGCTCATCGACCTTGTGGCCAGCGTGATGGACTGGCAGCACCTGCGCCATGTGCCCGTCGAAGATAACGAGCATCGCCTGGTGGGGCTTGTGACGCGTCGCACGATGATGCGCCTGCTGGGAAGCGGCGCGCTGCGCGATGAGGAGCCGGTGCCGGTGAGCCAGATCATGGAGCGCGATGTGATCACGGTCACCCCCGACACCCTCACCCTGGATGCGATCCGACTCATGGGCGAAAAACGCATCTCGTGTTTGCCGGTGGTCGATGGGGAGAAGCTCGTGGGGATCATCACCGAGCGCGACTTTATGGACATCGCCCGCGATCTTCTGGCCGACAAGCTCCGCGGTGAGGAGCCGCCGGCCGAGGCGCAGGCCGCCGAGTAG